The Gehongia tenuis sequence TGAGAACTTCAACCTCTACGACCCGGAGGCCAAGACCTGGGAGAACCTGCCCAGTCCCGGCCATCAGTGCGGCTTTCTGCCCACCTTTTTGAAGAACGCCGGCGCGGGTGTGGTTATCGCCGGGGGTATGGGCCGGGGCGCCCAGGAGAACTGCCGGCGGGCGGGCCTTGAGGTGATCACCGGCGCGTCGGGCAGCGCGAAGGCTGCGGTGGAGCGCTATCTGGCCGGAGAGCTGGTCTCCACCGGCGCGGTGTGCGACCACGATCACGATCACGAGGGCGGCCATCACCACGGCGAGGGCCATGAGTGCCACGGTCACGGCGAGGGCCACGCGTGTCACGGCCACGGCGAGGGCCACGAGTGTCACGGTCACGGCGGACACTCCGGCCAGGCATAAGCCCGTCCATTTCCCATACGATTCCCATGAGGACCCCTTCGCGGGTCCTTTTTTTCGTCTTTTTGCTAGGTACCTTGCAAATTCTTTGCGGGGGTGCTAAAATTGGAAGGTACCTAGCGATTTTGCCGAAGGGTTCGGGACAAAGGGAGGAATGGAGATGACAAAGATCTGCACCGGCTGCGAAAAGGCGTGCCCCTTTGACGCCATCCTGTGTGAAAAGGGGCTGGCCTTTGCGGAGGCGGCGGGCATACCCATCGAAAAGGTGGGGAAGGGGGACCGGGAGGCGGACGACGTCATGGCGGCGTTCCTGCCTCTGGCAAGGCTCCACCACCACTGGAAAAAGTCCACGGGCAGGCCGAGGCTGCTCACCGTTTTGCTGGGCCGAACCTCCATGACCCAGCGGGAGCTCCAGGAGGCGGCGGGGATGCGCTCCTCGTCCATGAGCGAGCTCCTCGGGAAGATGGAGAAGGAGGGAAGCATCGTCCGGGAGAAGGGGGAGGACCAGCGCACCTTCCGGGTGATCCTCACCGATAAGGGCCGCATGCAGGCCCGGGAATACGAGCGGGTCCGAAAGTTCGAGGCGGAACGGCTGCTGTCCGTGCTGACGCAGGAGGAGCGGCAGGCCTTTGCGGCGCTGCTGAGGAAGCTCTATCCCCACTGGCTTAAATGCATCCCCCTGCCGGAGGAGCCCTGCCGTTCCGCCCGGGCCCCGGAGGGGTCAAAGGGGGGTGAACGCCGTGAAATCTAGGGAGCTCATTCAGGATTTCACCACCGGCAGCGTGCCCCGGCAGCTGCTGCGCTTTGCGGCGCCCCTGTTTTTGTCCAATCTCCTGCAGGTGGTCTACAACATGGTGGACATGGTGGTGGTGGGCCAGTTCGTAGGCAGCGCCGGGCTTTCGGCGGTGTCCATCGGCGGCGACGTGCTGAGTTTTCTCACCTTCATCGCCATGGGCTTTGCCAGCGCCGGACAGGTGATCATCTCCCAATACATCGGCGCCGAGCGGCGGGAGCGGGTGGGCCGGCTGGTGGGCACCATGACCACCTTTTTGATGGCCTGCGCCGTGATCCTGAGCGTGGTGTGCTTCATCATCCGAACGCCCATCCTGCAGTGGATGAACACCCCGCCGGAAGCCTGGGACAACGCCATGAGCTATGCCGTCACCTCCATGGCGGGGCTCATCTTCATCTATGGCTACAACACGGTGAGCGCCGTGCTCCGGGGTATGGGGGATTCGAGGCATCCCTTCATCTTCGTAGCGGCGGCGGCCGTGCTGAACCTGGTGCTGGACCTGGTATTCGTGGCGGGACTGGGCATGGAAGCCTTCGGCGCGGCGCTGGCCACGGTGATCGGACAGGGCCTCAGCTTCGTGGCGGCGGCGGTGTTCCTGTACCGCAGGCGCCAGAGCCTGGGCTTTTCCATCCGGGCGAAGGACTTCCTGCCGGACAGGACGGAACTGTCCACCCTTCTCAAGCTGGGCGTGCCCATGGCCATCAAGAGCGCGGCGGTGCACTTCTCCAAGCTGTTCGTCAATTCCTATATCAACAGCTACGGCGTGGCCGTCTCGGCGGTGGCGGGCATCGGCAACAAGCTCAGCACCGTCAGCAACCTCATCTCCAACTCGGTGAACGCCGCGGGCAGCTCCATGGTGGGCCAGAACATCGGCGCGGAGAAGTACGAGCGGGTGCCGAAGATCCTGTCGGTTTCCTTCATCCTTTGCGCCGCCTGCTCCGCCGTGATGGCCGCCGTCATCCTCATCTTCCCGTCGGCGGTGTTCGGCATCTTCTCCAGCGACCCGGCGGTGCTCGCCGTGTGCATGCAGTACATCCCCGTTGCGGTGCTGGTGTTTGCATCCACCGCCTTCCGTTCGCCCATGAACGCCTTCATCAATGGTTCGGGCAACTACAGGCTGAACTTTGCCGTGGCGCTGCTGGACGGCATCCTGGCCCGCATCGGCATCGCCCTTCTGATGGGCGTGACGGCGGGCATGGGGTATCTGGGTTTTTGGTACGGCGACGCCATCGCGGGCTTCGTGCCCTTCTTCATCGGCGGCGTCTACTACCTCACCGGCAAATGGAAGACCCGAAAATACATCCTGCAAAGCGAATAGACGGCACCAAAAAGCCGCACCCATTGGGTGCGGCCTTTTTTCGCTTTACAGGGGCTCATTTTTGCTCAATGGGGATCCAAATTTCCGAGTGATAATTTTCGTCGCGGGTCCCGTTCGGATACTGGTCCGGCGCGGCATACATTTCGATGCAGTAGCCCGCCGCAAATTTGTAGTCCTTCGCCGCCGGCAGCCATTCGGAAAAGATCTTCCTGTTGACGGCCTGCAGGGATTCGGGCATGGGCCCGTCGCTGGGGAATACCGCCCAGGTGAAAGGGGGGATCTCCACGGTTTCACAGCCCTCCGGGATATCGCCGGCCGGATTGTACAGATCGGCGATCCAGTATTCAAATTCGTTGCCCGACATTTTTTCGTCGATGTTCACGCCAAACATGCCGCACACCTTTTTTCCGCCGTCCCCGGCGAAATGATCGGCCCAAAACTGGGGGATTTCATCCTTCGCGCCCTCATACTTGAAGCGCTTTGCCACGCCCATCACGGTGAAACCTGCTTTCCGTACGATTCGATAGTCCATCATATAACCACCTTCCAACACAATTTTGAGCTTCAGCGGCGCGAAGGACTTCAGCGTCCTTCCCTTCCGCCGAGCCTCGGAAGGCGTGATCCCATGGAATCGGGTGAAAGCCTTGGTAAAGCTGTCGGGGGAATCGTAGCCGTACTTGAGCGCGGTATCCAGCACCTTTCCGTCGGTGGCCGCCAGCTCCTGCCCGGCCAGCGTGAGCCTGCGGTTGCGGACATATTCCATGAGGGTCAAGCCGCACAGGAGGCTGAACCCCTTTTGGAAATAGAAAGGGGAGAGGTTGACCCTTTTTGCAATCGATTTCACGCTCAATGCTTCGCCGAGATGCGCTTCAATGTATTCGATAGCTGTGCCAATGGATTCGGCCCATTCCATGTCCATCACTCCTTCCGCCCCCAGTGTAACATTTGGCAAGCGGCCGCGCCCGATTTTGCTTGCTCAGTTTTGTCCGGAGCTTTACACCATTTCGTATCCGCTGATGAGCACGGGCATCTTGAGAAGGCCCAGCTCCCGCTCCAGAAGCACGCCCTCCCGGCGGGGGTAGTCGAAGCCGTAGCTGGCCTTGATGCACTGGTAGATGAACTGCACTGCCCGGTCCAGAGCCACCGGCAGGCTGTCCCCGC is a genomic window containing:
- a CDS encoding DUF134 domain-containing protein; protein product: MARPPKCRRVCRMPCRARFGPLDGEAGEEIRLTVDEYEAVRLIDLAGLSQEEAAGQMGVARTTVQGIYDRARRKLADFLVNGRGLAIHGGEYRLCGRCPHYGKEHDFMKIAVASMGQEVSPHFGHCENFNLYDPEAKTWENLPSPGHQCGFLPTFLKNAGAGVVIAGGMGRGAQENCRRAGLEVITGASGSAKAAVERYLAGELVSTGAVCDHDHDHEGGHHHGEGHECHGHGEGHACHGHGEGHECHGHGGHSGQA
- a CDS encoding MarR family winged helix-turn-helix transcriptional regulator; this encodes MTKICTGCEKACPFDAILCEKGLAFAEAAGIPIEKVGKGDREADDVMAAFLPLARLHHHWKKSTGRPRLLTVLLGRTSMTQRELQEAAGMRSSSMSELLGKMEKEGSIVREKGEDQRTFRVILTDKGRMQAREYERVRKFEAERLLSVLTQEERQAFAALLRKLYPHWLKCIPLPEEPCRSARAPEGSKGGERREI
- a CDS encoding MATE family efflux transporter; translated protein: MKSRELIQDFTTGSVPRQLLRFAAPLFLSNLLQVVYNMVDMVVVGQFVGSAGLSAVSIGGDVLSFLTFIAMGFASAGQVIISQYIGAERRERVGRLVGTMTTFLMACAVILSVVCFIIRTPILQWMNTPPEAWDNAMSYAVTSMAGLIFIYGYNTVSAVLRGMGDSRHPFIFVAAAAVLNLVLDLVFVAGLGMEAFGAALATVIGQGLSFVAAAVFLYRRRQSLGFSIRAKDFLPDRTELSTLLKLGVPMAIKSAAVHFSKLFVNSYINSYGVAVSAVAGIGNKLSTVSNLISNSVNAAGSSMVGQNIGAEKYERVPKILSVSFILCAACSAVMAAVILIFPSAVFGIFSSDPAVLAVCMQYIPVAVLVFASTAFRSPMNAFINGSGNYRLNFAVALLDGILARIGIALLMGVTAGMGYLGFWYGDAIAGFVPFFIGGVYYLTGKWKTRKYILQSE
- a CDS encoding AraC family transcriptional regulator, which gives rise to MEWAESIGTAIEYIEAHLGEALSVKSIAKRVNLSPFYFQKGFSLLCGLTLMEYVRNRRLTLAGQELAATDGKVLDTALKYGYDSPDSFTKAFTRFHGITPSEARRKGRTLKSFAPLKLKIVLEGGYMMDYRIVRKAGFTVMGVAKRFKYEGAKDEIPQFWADHFAGDGGKKVCGMFGVNIDEKMSGNEFEYWIADLYNPAGDIPEGCETVEIPPFTWAVFPSDGPMPESLQAVNRKIFSEWLPAAKDYKFAAGYCIEMYAAPDQYPNGTRDENYHSEIWIPIEQK